A window of Onychostoma macrolepis isolate SWU-2019 chromosome 01, ASM1243209v1, whole genome shotgun sequence contains these coding sequences:
- the grtp1a gene encoding growth hormone-regulated TBC protein 1-A, whose amino-acid sequence MEQRNGTRRSKPPQLRINAPSTARERAASVDPYGFERSDDFDYESYEELMSEYLAVLTRRSIKWSKLLQGKRRVDRNLKVKRYVRKGVPNEHRPLVWMTASGAQERLERNPGYYQSLLDAQHDPRLVETIRTDLHRTFPDNIHFRKSANPCLQKELFNVLLAYGQHNKAVGYCQGMNFIAGYLLIISKDEETSFWLMEALLDRILPDYYTPAMLGLKVDQEVLGELVRLKAPAVWRLLQDHGVMWTLVVSRWFICLFIDVLPVETVLRIWDCLFYEGSKILFRVALTLIHHHQDEILQAQNLPDVCECFKRITRGAFVEDCHAFMQRIFQEPGSLSRSTVTKLRQSCRAQITAGES is encoded by the exons ATGGAGCAGCGCAACGGGACGCGACGCTCCAAGCCGCCGCAGCTGCGCATCAACGCGCCGAGCACCGCGCGAGAGAGAGCGGCCAG TGTGGATCCGTACGGCTTCGAGCGCTCCGATGATTTCGACTATGAGTCCTACGAGGAGCTGATGTCCGAGTATCTGGCCGTTCTCACCAGGAGGTCCATCAAGTGGTCCAAACTTCTGCAGGGGAAGCGGCGAGTGGACCGGAACCTGAAGG tgaAGCGGTACGTACGTAAGGGCGTCCCAAACGAGCATCGTCCGCTGGTGTGGATGACAGCGAGTGGAGCGCAGGAGCGTCTGGAGAGGAACCCCGGCTACTATCAGTCTCTGCTGGACGCTCAACACGACCCCAGACTAGTGGAGACCATCCGCACCG ATCTGCACAGAACTTTCCCGGATAACATTCACTTCCGTAAGTCGGCGAATCCATGTCTGCAGAAGGAGCTGTTTAACGTGCTGCTGGCGTACGGACAGCACAATAAAGCAGTCGGTTACTGTCAG GGAATGAACTTCATCGCAGGATATCTGCTCATCATCAGTAAGGACGAGGAGACGTCGTTCTGGCTGATGGAGGCGCTGCTGGACAGAATCCTGCCAG ATTACTACACCCCGGCCATGCTGGGTCTGAAGGTGGATCAGGAGGTTCTGGGAGAGCTGGTCCGGCTCAAGGCTCCGGCGGTCTGGAGGCTCCTGCAGGATCACGGTGTCATGTGGACTCTAGTGGTCTCGCGCTGGTTCATCTGCCTCTTCATCGACGTTCTGCCGGTGGAG ACGGTTCTGCGGATCTGGGACTGTCTGTTCTACGAGGGATCTAAGATCCTGTTCCGTGTGGCTCTGACGCTGATCCACCATCATCAGGACGAGATCCTGCAGGCGCAAAACCTGCCAGACGTCTGCGAGTGCTTCAAACGCATCACCAGAGGAGCCTTCGTGGAGGACTGCCACGCTTTCATGCAG AGGATCTTCCAGGAGCCCGGGAGTCTCTCCAGGTCCACGGTCACTAAACTGCGTCAGAGCTGCCGCGCTCAGATCACGGCCGGAGAATCCTGA
- the lamp1a gene encoding lysosome-associated membrane glycoprotein 1a isoform X1 — MERYNTHSHTTNGTVQYTLTHSYTHTHHQWKGTIRTHTHTHTHTHTPLTNHTHTHTHTHTHTTNGTSAARFALPSSAAVDKGSSCGGAGVPPELLVSFGAGHALTLLFSSDGRLYHVANISLQYNLSDTSTFPQSSGTGLVTVMTNATKISARLNSTYRCVSSVSISLSTEVNITFSDVRMEAYMSGANRSRDESVCSADQPITTAAPTQPPRTTTAPSPVPPPAPERGNYTLTNRNGTACLLALMGLQLNITHRSKFLNQTISEVVNLQPNRTTASGSCAPSVATLVLTEDLTNLTFTFTLNSTTQKFYLGAVSVSAFWPDMTDRFAEGNGSLNLLQCSVGRSYMCSAEQTLSIVPSFSINTFRLQLQPFNVTAGRFSAVEECRVDQENMLIPIIVGVALAGLVLIVLIAYLIGRKRTHAGYQTI, encoded by the exons atGGAACGGTAcaatacacactcacacaccacCAATGGAACGGTAcaatacacactcacacactcatatacacacacacaccaccagTGGAAAGGTAcaatacgcacacacacacacacacacacacacacacacacaccactaaccaaccacacacacacacacacacacacacacacacacaccaccaaTGGAACg AGCGCGGCGAGGTTTGCGCTGCCGTCCTCAGCAGCGGTGGACAAGGGCAGCTCCTGCGGCGGCGCTGGCGTTCCTCCAGAGCTGCTGGTGTCGTTCGGAGCGGGTCACGCTCTGACGCTCCTGTTCTCCAGCGACGGACGGCTCTACCATGTGGCCAACATCAGCCTGCAGTACAACCTCAGCGACACCAGCACCTTCCCACAGTCCTCCGGCACAG GACTCGTGACGGTGATGACGAACGCGACGAAGATCTCTGCGAGGCTGAACAGCACCTACAGGTGTGTGAGCTCCGTCTCCATCAGTCTGAGCACCGAGGTCAACATCACCTTCTCTGATGTGCGCATGGAGGCTTACATGAGCGGAGCGAACCGCAGCAGAGACG agagcGTTTGCAGTGCGGATCAGCCGATTACGACAGCTGCCCCGACTCAGCCGCCCAGAACCACCACCGCCCCGTCTCCCGTCCCGCCGCCCGCTCCGGAGCGAGGAAACTACACCCTCACCAACCGCAACGGCACCGCCTGCCTGCTGGCGCTCATGGGGCTGCAGCTCAACATCACGCACCGCTCCAAATTCCTGAACCAG ACGATCAGCGAGGTCGTGAACCTGCAGCCCAACAGAACCACAGCCTCGGGGTCGTGTGCACCCTCGGTCGCTACGCTGGTACTGACTGAGGATCTCACCAACCTCACCTTCACCTTCACactg AACTCCACTACACAGAAGTTTTACCTGGGCGCTGTGAGCGTCTCTGCCTTCTGGCCCGACATGACAG ATCGGTTCGCGGAGGGAAACGGCTCTCTGAACCTCCTGCAGTGCAGCGTGGGCCGCTCGTACATGTGCAGCGCGGAGCAGACGCTCTCGATCGTGCCCAGCTTCTCCATCAACACCTTCAGACTGCAGCTGCAGCCCTTCAACGTCACCGCCGGCCGCTTCTCTGCAG tggaGGAGTGTCGCGTGGATCAGGAGAACATGCTCATCCCCATCATCGTGGGTGTGGCTCTGGCCGGTTTGGTCCTGATCGTCCTCATCGCGTATCTGATCGGCAGGAAGCGGACACACGCCGGATACCAGACCATCTGA
- the lamp1a gene encoding lysosome-associated membrane glycoprotein 1a isoform X2 encodes MTVKRSSAAGVCWTLLMGCVFAAHAMTFEVMDGNSTCIKADLNTSFSITYNTTNGTSAARFALPSSAAVDKGSSCGGAGVPPELLVSFGAGHALTLLFSSDGRLYHVANISLQYNLSDTSTFPQSSGTGLVTVMTNATKISARLNSTYRCVSSVSISLSTEVNITFSDVRMEAYMSGANRSRDESVCSADQPITTAAPTQPPRTTTAPSPVPPPAPERGNYTLTNRNGTACLLALMGLQLNITHRSKFLNQTISEVVNLQPNRTTASGSCAPSVATLVLTEDLTNLTFTFTLNSTTQKFYLGAVSVSAFWPDMTDRFAEGNGSLNLLQCSVGRSYMCSAEQTLSIVPSFSINTFRLQLQPFNVTAGRFSAVEECRVDQENMLIPIIVGVALAGLVLIVLIAYLIGRKRTHAGYQTI; translated from the exons ATGACGGTCAAACGGAGCTCCGCTGCAGGTGTCTGCTGGACCCTACTGATGG GGTGTGTGTTTGCGGCTCATGCTATGACGTTTGAGGTGATGGATGGAAACTCCACCTGCATTAAAGCAGATCTCAACACCAGCTTCAGCATCACCTACAACACCACCAATGGAACG AGCGCGGCGAGGTTTGCGCTGCCGTCCTCAGCAGCGGTGGACAAGGGCAGCTCCTGCGGCGGCGCTGGCGTTCCTCCAGAGCTGCTGGTGTCGTTCGGAGCGGGTCACGCTCTGACGCTCCTGTTCTCCAGCGACGGACGGCTCTACCATGTGGCCAACATCAGCCTGCAGTACAACCTCAGCGACACCAGCACCTTCCCACAGTCCTCCGGCACAG GACTCGTGACGGTGATGACGAACGCGACGAAGATCTCTGCGAGGCTGAACAGCACCTACAGGTGTGTGAGCTCCGTCTCCATCAGTCTGAGCACCGAGGTCAACATCACCTTCTCTGATGTGCGCATGGAGGCTTACATGAGCGGAGCGAACCGCAGCAGAGACG agagcGTTTGCAGTGCGGATCAGCCGATTACGACAGCTGCCCCGACTCAGCCGCCCAGAACCACCACCGCCCCGTCTCCCGTCCCGCCGCCCGCTCCGGAGCGAGGAAACTACACCCTCACCAACCGCAACGGCACCGCCTGCCTGCTGGCGCTCATGGGGCTGCAGCTCAACATCACGCACCGCTCCAAATTCCTGAACCAG ACGATCAGCGAGGTCGTGAACCTGCAGCCCAACAGAACCACAGCCTCGGGGTCGTGTGCACCCTCGGTCGCTACGCTGGTACTGACTGAGGATCTCACCAACCTCACCTTCACCTTCACactg AACTCCACTACACAGAAGTTTTACCTGGGCGCTGTGAGCGTCTCTGCCTTCTGGCCCGACATGACAG ATCGGTTCGCGGAGGGAAACGGCTCTCTGAACCTCCTGCAGTGCAGCGTGGGCCGCTCGTACATGTGCAGCGCGGAGCAGACGCTCTCGATCGTGCCCAGCTTCTCCATCAACACCTTCAGACTGCAGCTGCAGCCCTTCAACGTCACCGCCGGCCGCTTCTCTGCAG tggaGGAGTGTCGCGTGGATCAGGAGAACATGCTCATCCCCATCATCGTGGGTGTGGCTCTGGCCGGTTTGGTCCTGATCGTCCTCATCGCGTATCTGATCGGCAGGAAGCGGACACACGCCGGATACCAGACCATCTGA